The Triticum aestivum cultivar Chinese Spring chromosome 7B, IWGSC CS RefSeq v2.1, whole genome shotgun sequence genome window below encodes:
- the LOC123159542 gene encoding UDP-galactose/UDP-glucose transporter 7, whose product MGLEAGEPSSFLSLSSAFSYGVASMAMVFVNKAVIMQYVHSMTLLTLQQLATALFIHFGQVLGMSKRKDLSMATAKKLLPVSIFYNANVAFALASLKGVNIPMYIAIKRLTPLAVLVSGFLRGKGKPSTQVSLSVVCTALGVLVAALGDFSFDLYGYSMALISVFFQTMYLILVEKSGADDGLSSMELMFYNSILSIPFLFFIIVATGEFPHSLSVLSEKTASASFSVILLISLVMGIVLNYTMFWCTIVNSALTTTIVGVLKGVGSTTLGFVVLGGVKVHALNVTGLVINTFGGVWYSYAKYTQKKKLPRRVAPDEESHPHK is encoded by the exons ATGGGGCTGGAGGCCGGCGAGCCCAGCTCCTTCCTCAG CTTATCTTCGGCCTTTTCATATGGAGTTGCATCCATGGCAATGGTTTTTGTGAACAAAGCAGTTATTATGCAGTATGTTCACTCCATGACCCTCCTCACTTTACAG CAATTAGCTACCGCACTTTTCATACATTTCGGGCAAGTTCTGGGAATGTCTAAAAGGAAAGATCTCAGCATGGCAACAGCAAAGAAGCTTCTCCCAGTGTCAATTTTCTATAATGCAAATGTCGCATTTGCTCTGGCAAGCTTGAAAGGGGTTAACATCCCTATGTATATTGCAATTAAGAGGCTCACACCCCTTGCCGTTTTGGTGTCTGGGTTCTTAAGGGGGAAGGGGAAACCATCAACCCAG GTGTCGCTTTCAGTTGTCTGCACTGCCTTAGGTGTCCTTGTTGCAGCACTTGGAGATTTTTCTTTTGACTTGTATGGATACAGTATGGCTCTAATATCGGTCTTCTTTCAG ACGATGTATTTGATTCTTGTGGAGAAATCAGGCGCAGATGATGGTCTTTCCTCAATGGAGTTGATGTTCTATAACAGCATATTGTCGATTCCATTTCTGTTTTTCATCATTGTTGCAACCGGAGAATTTCCCCATTCTCTTTCAGTTCTGTCAGAAAAG ACAGCCTCTGCATCATTTAGTGTTATTCTTCTAATTTCACTGGTGATGGGCATTGTTCTCAATTACACCATGTTCTGGTGCACAATCGTAAACTCTGCCCTGACAACCACGATAGTAGGAGTTCTCAAGGGCGTCGGGTCCACG ACCCTGGGTTTCGTGGTGTTGGGAGGCGTCAAGGTGCACGCTCTCAACGTCACCGGGCTGGTGATCAACACGTTCGGCGGCGTGTGGTATTCTTACGCAAAGTACACGCAGAAGAAGAAACTGCCACGAAGGGTCGCACCCGACGAAGAGTCGCATCCGCACAAGTAG
- the LOC123157647 gene encoding glutamate receptor 2.9-like, with translation MEWPAIPFLCFLMLGSSIAASPAPVRVGVVLDLTSDVGRKSLACISNALDDFNAAHYDNSGGAAPVELRVMDSRGDRTAAVHSAKVLIKNSQVQAIIWGPHTMTKADHVGHLGRPNHIPVLSFSGISPTSCAFWLDDLVSASRGNAKYGFTLGSETVTFRNPKTDRRQSRKLYTRNSKKNCRSKTVLKIAVPRKEGFQFFVNVIDQISKEQNITGYSIDIFKAAMRNLHPMPCYRFIVFNGSYDELVGNVSLGVYDGAVGDVTITAERVTNTDFTMPYTQSGVSMLVLAEDAPDIRWTFVEPLDGMLWLVTMVFLLYTGIVVWMTELPTHQEYQELSWRQCGTAIYFIFCTLTLSHVQSIRSPLTRIVVVIWCFVVLILVQSYTASLSSILTAKRLRPKVTDLDQLRHNGHFVGYQDDSFVRSFLINRNISESKLRNYTRKEEYADALRKGSKNGGVSAIVDEIPYLTSFLSDNRYKNDFKMLGCRYKTPGFGLAFRLGSPIVHNLSTAILNLAGGAEGEKIEEKWFGKTLPSVGADAVSNTDSAPLTVQHFSGLFIITGSISTLMLLISIVRLVYAKCTRSRKVGVESVSCNSAHEDTSLHNRVDDNPSPKQPLREDSDDVSQGVHETGQNVGGADPESLQQINGLKGGSVPAGHIQIEMSNV, from the exons ATGGAGTGGCCAGCGATCCCGTTTCTCTGTTTCCTCATGCTTGGGAGCAGTATCGCTGCATCGCCGGCGCCGGTGCGCGTCGGCGTGGTCCTGGACCTGACGAGCGACGTGGGAAGGAAGAGCCTCGCTTGCATTTCCAATGCGTTGGACGACTTCAACGCCGCGCACTACGACAACTCCGGCGGCGCCGCGCCGGTGGAGCTTCGGGTGATGGATTCGCGTGGGGATCGCACGGCGGCAGTACATTCTG CGAAGGTCCTGATCAAGAACTCGCAAGTGCAAGCCATCATTTGGGGCCCTCACACAATGACCAAAGCAGATCACGTCGGCCACCTTGGCCGCCCAAATCACATTCCGGTTCTTTCATTCTCCGGCATTTCCCCAACATCGTGTGCCTTCTGGTTGGATGACCTTGTGTCAGCCTCCAGAGGCAATGCCAAGTACGGATTTACACTTGGAAGTGAAACTGTGACCTTCCGTAATCCAAAAACTGATAGAAGACAAAGCAGAAAACTATATACAAGAAATTCAAAGAAGAACTGCAGAAGTAAGACGGTGTTGAAGATTGCCGTGCCGCGGAAAGAAGGTTTTCAGTTTTTCGTGAATGTTATTGACCAAATTTCGAAGGAGCAAAACATCACCGGATACAGCATTGATATCTTCAAGGCTGCTATGAGGAATTTACATCCTATGCCGTGCTATAGATTTATTGTCTTCAACGGTTCGTATGATGAGCTAGTAGGCAACGTGTCTTTAGGG GTGTATGATGGTGCAGTTGGTGATGTGACCATAACCGCAGAACGAGTTACTAACACAGACTTCACAATGCCATACACACAGTCCGGTGTGTCCATGCTTGTGCTTGCCGAGGATGCACCAGATATCCGTTGGACATTTGTAGAGCCACTAGATGGGATGCTTTGGCTTGTAACCATGGTTTTTTTATTATATACTGGCATTGTCGTGTGGATGACTGAACTACCCACACATCAGGAGTATCAAGAATTAAGTTGGAGACAGTGTGGCACCGCCATCTACTTCATTTTCTGCACCTTGACGCTTTCTCATG TTCAAAGTATTAGAAGCCCCTTGACAAGAATTGTTGTGGTGATATGGTGCTTCGTAGTGCTGATTCTAGTACAGAGTTACACGGCAAGCTTATCATCCATTCTGACTGCAAAGAGGCTACGTCCTAAGGTGACAGATCTGGACCAGCTCCGGCACAATGGTCATTTTGTAGGATACCAAGATGATTCCTTCGTGCGGTCCTTCTTGATAAATCGTAATATCAGTGAAAGTAAGTTAAGGAACTACACGAGGAAAGAAGAATATGCTGATGCTTTGAGGAAGGGGTCCAAGAATGGAGGGGTGTCAGCTATCGTCGATGAGATTCCCTATTTAACTTCTTTCCTCTCTGACAATCGGTACAAAAATGACTTTAAGATGCTCGGGTGCAGATACAAGACTCCGGGATTTGGTCTT GCATTTCGTCTAGGTTCTCCGATAGTGCACAACCTCTCAACTGCCATCTTGAACCTAGCAGGAGGGGCTGAGGGTGAAAAAATTGAGGAAAAATGGTTCGGCAAAACTTTACCATCGGTGGGTGCTGACGCGGTCTCCAACACAGATTCGGCACCTCTCACAGTACAACACTTTTCTGGTCTATTTATCATCACGGGATCCATTTCAACTCTCATGCTGCTAATAAGTATTGTGAGGTTGGTTTATGCCAAATGCACCAGATCGAGAAAGGTCGGCGTAGAAAGCGTCAGCTGCAATAGTGCCCACGAGGATACCAGTTTACATAATCGCGTGGACGACAATCCCAGCCCCAAACAACCTCTCCGTGAAGATAGCGATGATGTTTCCCAAGGTGTCCATGAGACTGGCCAAAATGTTGGGGGTGCAGATCCCGAGTCATTGCAGCAGATCAATGGCTTGAAAGGTGGCTCTGTGCCTGCAGGACACATTCAGATTGAGATGAGCAATGTTTGA